One Pseudonocardia abyssalis DNA segment encodes these proteins:
- a CDS encoding ABC transporter ATP-binding protein: MGEAKVQVDDVHLAFPGLPVLDGVSFDVAPGEFVSLIGPSGCGKSTLFDVVAGLHRPDAGRVVVDGEDATGRVDPFAYMPQQDLLFPWRTVLDNTALGLEVAGVPRREARRRAGELFAPFGLAGFEQARPAELSGGMRQRAALLRTVVQDRAVLLLDEPFGALDSLTRADLQTWLDDVRAGFGWTVLLITHDIREAVRLSDRVVVLGPRPTRVRREVAVDLPRPRAVTSPAFGALEAELLAVLRE, encoded by the coding sequence ATGGGTGAGGCCAAGGTGCAGGTCGACGACGTGCACCTCGCGTTCCCCGGTCTGCCGGTCCTCGACGGCGTCTCCTTCGACGTCGCGCCGGGGGAGTTCGTGTCGCTGATCGGACCCAGCGGCTGCGGCAAGTCGACCCTGTTCGACGTGGTCGCGGGCCTGCACCGGCCGGACGCGGGGCGCGTCGTCGTCGACGGGGAGGACGCGACCGGCCGCGTCGACCCGTTCGCCTACATGCCGCAGCAGGACCTGCTGTTCCCGTGGCGCACGGTGCTCGACAACACCGCGCTCGGCCTGGAGGTCGCCGGCGTGCCGCGGCGCGAGGCCCGGCGGCGGGCGGGGGAGCTGTTCGCCCCGTTCGGGCTGGCCGGGTTCGAGCAGGCCCGGCCCGCCGAGCTGTCGGGCGGGATGCGGCAGCGCGCGGCCCTGCTGCGCACCGTCGTGCAGGACCGCGCGGTCCTGCTGCTCGACGAGCCGTTCGGCGCGCTCGACTCGCTGACCCGCGCCGACCTGCAGACCTGGCTCGACGACGTGCGCGCCGGCTTCGGCTGGACCGTCCTGCTGATCACCCACGACATCCGCGAGGCCGTACGCCTGTCCGACCGCGTGGTGGTGCTGGGCCCGCGGCCGACCCGCGTGCGGCGCGAGGTCGCGGTGGACCTGCCGCGTCCGCGCGCGGTCACCTCACCCGCGTTCGGGGCGCTGGAGGCGGAGCTGCTGGCGGTCCTGCGGGAGTGA
- a CDS encoding CocE/NonD family hydrolase: protein MNAPGPVARTVDRLATRALGLPGARTGYTVGTERVPVRDGVVLLATHFAPDTGYPLGTVLVRTPYGRDSPLDVVSARTLAARGYHVLVQSCRGTFGSGGVFEPMVNEVDDGLDTVAWLRTQAWFDGRLATMGLSYLGWTQWALMTDPPPELKASVVVVGPHDFAEVTHGRGAFTLNDFLGWSAMMATQEDGGLLRRLARNVTGRRAMTRAYAGLPLVDAAEPVLHGGAAWYRGWASHPDRTDPFWDARRVTTALDNAAAPVLLIGGWQDLFLDQTLLQYATLRGRGAEVALTVGPWTHLQAGVSREVAQETLGWLDEHLAGVGTRPSPVRVHVTGAGEWRDLPEWPPPTAERVWHAAAGNALLPDGADVPAPATRFRYDPADPTPTVGGRLLTAGAGVQDNAALEARSDVVVFTGEPLGADLEVVGEPTVELVHSTDNPYADVFVRLCDVDARGRSRNVTDVLLRLDPDRGSGPVRLVLDACAHRFAAGHRLRLLVAGGSHPRFARNLGTGEPAAESSRLVPSVHTLGGARLTLPVTS from the coding sequence ATGAACGCCCCCGGTCCCGTCGCCCGCACCGTCGACCGCCTCGCCACCCGCGCGCTGGGCCTGCCCGGCGCGCGCACCGGGTACACCGTCGGCACCGAGCGGGTCCCGGTCCGCGACGGCGTCGTCCTGCTCGCGACCCACTTCGCACCCGATACCGGGTACCCGCTGGGCACGGTGCTGGTGCGCACGCCGTACGGCCGCGACTCCCCACTCGACGTCGTGTCGGCCCGCACGCTCGCCGCCCGCGGCTACCACGTGCTCGTGCAGAGCTGCCGCGGCACGTTCGGCTCGGGCGGGGTGTTCGAGCCGATGGTGAACGAGGTCGACGACGGGCTCGACACCGTCGCCTGGCTGCGCACGCAGGCCTGGTTCGACGGCCGGCTCGCCACCATGGGGCTGTCCTACCTGGGCTGGACGCAGTGGGCGCTGATGACCGACCCGCCGCCCGAGCTGAAGGCGTCGGTCGTGGTCGTCGGGCCGCACGACTTCGCGGAGGTGACGCACGGTCGCGGCGCGTTCACCCTCAACGACTTCCTGGGCTGGAGCGCGATGATGGCGACGCAGGAGGACGGCGGGCTGTTGCGACGCCTGGCCCGCAACGTCACCGGGCGCCGGGCGATGACCCGGGCGTACGCCGGCCTCCCCCTGGTCGACGCCGCGGAGCCGGTGCTGCACGGCGGCGCGGCCTGGTACCGCGGCTGGGCCTCGCACCCCGACCGCACCGACCCGTTCTGGGACGCGCGCCGCGTCACCACCGCGCTGGACAACGCCGCCGCGCCGGTGCTGCTGATCGGCGGCTGGCAGGACCTGTTCCTGGACCAGACGCTGCTGCAGTACGCCACGCTGCGCGGCCGCGGCGCCGAGGTCGCGCTGACCGTCGGACCCTGGACGCACCTGCAGGCCGGGGTCTCGCGCGAGGTGGCACAGGAGACACTGGGCTGGCTCGACGAGCACCTCGCCGGCGTCGGCACCCGCCCCTCCCCCGTGCGCGTCCACGTCACGGGGGCGGGCGAGTGGCGCGACCTGCCGGAGTGGCCGCCCCCGACCGCGGAACGGGTCTGGCACGCCGCGGCCGGGAACGCGCTGCTCCCCGACGGCGCCGACGTCCCCGCCCCCGCCACCCGCTTCCGCTACGACCCCGCCGACCCGACCCCGACGGTCGGCGGCCGGCTCCTCACCGCGGGCGCCGGGGTGCAGGACAATGCGGCGCTGGAGGCCCGGTCCGACGTCGTCGTGTTCACCGGGGAGCCGTTGGGTGCCGACCTGGAGGTCGTCGGGGAGCCGACCGTGGAGCTCGTCCACAGCACCGACAACCCGTACGCCGACGTGTTCGTCCGCCTCTGCGACGTCGACGCCCGCGGCCGCTCCCGCAACGTCACCGACGTGCTGCTGCGCCTGGATCCCGACCGCGGGTCCGGCCCGGTCCGGCTGGTGCTCGACGCGTGTGCGCACCGGTTCGCCGCCGGGCACCGGCTGCGGCTGCTGGTGGCGGGCGGGTCGCACCCGCGGTTCGCGCGCAACCTCGGCACCGGGGAACCGGCCGCGGAGTCGTCGCGGCTGGTACCGAGCGTGCACACCCTCGGCGGAGCCCGGCTCACCCTGCCGGTCACCTCGTGA
- a CDS encoding putative quinol monooxygenase, with product MSIPTDDDRSLLTVVATMRAKPGKERELQEVLEALIPPTRAEADCTTYALHQGSQDPAVFIFIEHWTDQAALDAHLGTPHLQAALPKIPELLDGDLVITTLNRIA from the coding sequence GTGTCGATCCCCACCGACGACGACCGCAGCCTGCTCACCGTCGTCGCGACCATGCGCGCGAAGCCGGGCAAGGAGCGGGAGCTGCAGGAGGTGCTCGAGGCCCTCATCCCGCCGACGCGCGCCGAGGCCGACTGCACCACCTACGCGCTGCACCAGGGTTCGCAGGACCCGGCCGTGTTCATCTTCATCGAGCACTGGACCGACCAGGCCGCGCTCGACGCCCACCTGGGCACCCCGCACCTGCAGGCCGCGCTGCCGAAGATCCCCGAGCTGCTCGACGGCGACCTCGTCATCACCACCCTGAACCGCATCGCCTGA
- a CDS encoding tetratricopeptide repeat protein: protein MAWWNRKEDRGNSTPRHGTRAERVAALAARNAEAADRLADADPDGAVRLLTPTVVACRALLGDDHPDTLVAEGNLAVATAAADRPREAIDLMRTAVDVRTRLLGPDDARTVDAQDALATAYRLAGRHGEAIELSAFVADVRRRDLGPADTRTLAARTGLALAQAAGGHTTAAVTVLESALRDADFALGSRHLHTITVRTTLATCHAVLGRVTEAVAELERALADCTDLLGPDHPDTRAVAADLADVHTPQRLGLSA from the coding sequence ATGGCCTGGTGGAACCGCAAGGAGGACCGCGGCAACTCGACGCCGCGGCACGGCACCCGCGCGGAGCGGGTCGCGGCGCTCGCCGCCCGCAACGCCGAGGCGGCCGACCGCCTCGCCGACGCCGATCCCGACGGTGCCGTGCGCCTGCTGACGCCCACGGTCGTGGCCTGTCGCGCGCTGCTCGGCGACGACCACCCCGACACGCTCGTCGCCGAGGGCAACCTCGCCGTCGCCACCGCGGCGGCCGACCGGCCCCGCGAGGCGATCGACCTCATGCGCACCGCGGTCGACGTCCGCACCCGCCTGCTCGGCCCCGACGACGCCCGCACCGTCGACGCGCAGGACGCGCTGGCCACGGCGTACCGGTTGGCCGGGCGGCACGGGGAGGCGATCGAGCTGTCCGCGTTCGTCGCCGACGTCCGCCGTCGCGACCTGGGCCCCGCCGACACCCGGACCCTCGCCGCCCGCACCGGTCTGGCCCTCGCCCAGGCCGCGGGCGGCCACACCACCGCCGCCGTCACCGTGCTGGAGTCGGCGCTGCGCGACGCCGACTTCGCCCTCGGCTCGCGCCACCTGCACACGATCACGGTCCGGACCACGCTGGCGACCTGCCACGCGGTGCTCGGCCGCGTCACCGAGGCCGTCGCGGAGCTGGAGCGGGCCCTCGCCGACTGCACCGACCTGCTCGGCCCCGACCACCCCGACACCCGCGCCGTGGCCGCCGACCTCGCCGACGTCCACACCCCGCAGCGCCTGGGGCTCAGCGCCTAG
- a CDS encoding ABC transporter ATP-binding protein gives MDLPLTGLSEVTVALGDGPPVLRDVTLLAAPGEVLAVLGPSGCGKTTVLRAVAGLERVSGGRVLVAGRDVTRTPTSERRLAMVFQETSLVPFLDVAANLGRFTPGAERHEQVGRLGLRRLLPRMARTLSPGEGGRVGVGRALVRDPDAFLFDEPLAHLDAAERARIRRVIAAAVARAGVAALYVTHDHAEAMAVADRLAVLRDGEVVQTDTPARVYHHPVDVFVAEVAAESGIGLLPARVVVADGFAGFAVGARRLPLWAPPPAGLVDGRRVVLGLRAEVVGVAGPGADPGAVRLPVTVGRVEHAGHRATVVGEVSVPGDADGARLVARTAEPPRPGERAEFVVDARRAHVFDAVTGRALLHPGVTP, from the coding sequence GTGGACCTGCCGCTCACCGGACTGAGCGAGGTCACGGTCGCGCTCGGCGACGGCCCCCCGGTGCTGCGCGACGTCACCCTGCTCGCCGCACCCGGGGAGGTACTGGCCGTGCTCGGGCCGTCGGGCTGCGGGAAGACGACGGTGCTGCGGGCCGTCGCGGGCCTGGAACGGGTGAGCGGCGGTCGGGTGCTGGTGGCCGGGCGCGACGTCACCCGGACCCCGACCTCGGAGCGTCGGCTCGCGATGGTCTTCCAGGAGACGTCGCTGGTGCCGTTCCTCGACGTCGCCGCCAACCTGGGTCGGTTCACCCCGGGGGCCGAGCGGCACGAGCAGGTGGGCCGACTCGGTCTGCGCCGGCTGCTGCCGCGGATGGCGCGCACGCTGTCGCCGGGGGAGGGCGGGCGTGTCGGGGTGGGCCGCGCGCTGGTGCGCGACCCCGACGCGTTCCTGTTCGACGAGCCGCTCGCCCACCTCGACGCCGCCGAGCGCGCCCGGATCCGGCGCGTGATCGCGGCGGCGGTGGCGCGCGCGGGCGTGGCCGCACTCTACGTCACCCACGACCACGCAGAGGCGATGGCGGTGGCCGACCGGCTCGCGGTGCTGCGCGACGGCGAGGTGGTGCAGACCGACACCCCCGCCCGCGTCTACCACCACCCCGTCGACGTGTTCGTGGCCGAGGTCGCCGCGGAGTCCGGGATCGGGCTGCTGCCCGCGCGGGTCGTCGTCGCGGACGGGTTCGCCGGGTTCGCCGTCGGCGCGCGCAGACTGCCGCTGTGGGCCCCGCCGCCGGCCGGGCTCGTCGACGGGCGGCGGGTCGTGCTGGGGCTGCGCGCGGAGGTGGTCGGTGTCGCGGGGCCCGGAGCCGACCCGGGGGCCGTACGGCTGCCCGTCACGGTGGGGCGGGTCGAGCACGCGGGGCACCGGGCCACCGTCGTCGGCGAGGTGTCGGTCCCCGGCGACGCCGACGGGGCGCGGCTGGTCGCCCGCACCGCCGAGCCGCCGCGCCCGGGGGAGCGGGCCGAGTTCGTCGTCGACGCCCGGCGCGCCCACGTGTTCGACGCCGTCACCGGTCGCGCGCTCCTGCACCCCGGCGTTACACCCTGA
- a CDS encoding ABC transporter permease, translating to MTLAAERPATATRGRENSDSRAGKQRLAGRVGPALLVVVGLLVAWQVGVEMSGVRPQVLPSPLRVVEQGWVFRRQLWANTVPTLQATAVGFTVSLALAWGLAIVVDFSPWLRRALTPLLVASQTLPIIAIAPLLIIWLGFGLAPKVVVIALVTFFPMTVGLIEGFASTPRQATSLLRSMGASRWAQFRYVRLPGAMPRFFTSLRIGITYAVTGAIFAEYVGATAGLGIFMSVQKNSFRTDLVLAAVVVTALLSVALFGLTFLVQRAVAPWSRDEGSRDG from the coding sequence GTGACGCTCGCCGCGGAACGCCCGGCGACCGCGACTCGGGGGCGGGAGAACAGCGACTCGCGGGCGGGGAAGCAGCGACTCGCGGGGAGGGTGGGGCCGGCGCTGCTCGTCGTCGTCGGGCTGCTCGTCGCCTGGCAGGTCGGGGTCGAGATGTCCGGGGTGCGGCCGCAGGTGCTGCCCTCGCCGCTGCGGGTCGTCGAGCAGGGGTGGGTGTTCCGCCGACAGCTCTGGGCCAACACCGTCCCCACGCTGCAGGCCACGGCCGTCGGGTTCACGGTCTCGCTCGCGCTCGCGTGGGGGCTCGCGATCGTCGTCGACTTCTCGCCGTGGCTGCGCCGGGCCCTGACCCCGCTGCTCGTGGCGTCACAGACGCTGCCGATCATCGCGATCGCGCCGCTGCTGATCATCTGGCTCGGGTTCGGGCTGGCCCCGAAGGTCGTCGTGATCGCCCTCGTCACGTTCTTCCCGATGACGGTCGGGCTGATCGAGGGGTTCGCGTCGACGCCGCGACAGGCCACCAGTCTGCTGCGCAGCATGGGGGCGTCGCGCTGGGCGCAGTTCCGCTACGTGCGGCTGCCGGGGGCGATGCCGCGGTTCTTCACCTCGCTGCGCATCGGCATCACCTACGCCGTGACGGGCGCGATCTTCGCCGAGTACGTCGGCGCGACGGCCGGGCTCGGGATCTTCATGAGCGTGCAGAAGAACTCCTTCCGCACCGACCTCGTCCTGGCCGCCGTCGTCGTGACGGCGCTGCTGAGCGTCGCGCTGTTCGGGCTGACGTTCCTGGTGCAGCGCGCGGTGGCCCCGTGGAGCCGGGATGAGGGGAGCCGGGATGGGTGA
- a CDS encoding DUF2252 domain-containing protein, with translation MTSASGHTVLADADGTAYASLRQRPVERAERHAMGKALRKRVPRSSLADWNPGPERPDPVAQITESHVGRVESLVPIRVGRMAASPYGFLRGTAVVMATDVAALPRTGITPVVCGDAHLGNFGFYASPERDLVIDLNDFDEAHPGAWEWDLRRLVASMWVAGRHGSASEDQCADAVRTCVAAYRDEVRFLAEMPLLSRSYERLDVDRLSEESPRALRAEVVRAARRARRRTGDRALPRFTEEVEGTRRLVEEPPLITRLPGAEADLVAAALDDYLQTLAPHWRRVLGGYTLLDVGHKVVGVGSVGLRAYVALLEGSAPDDVVFLQLKQARRSVLARHVHGDSALHAHQGQRVVEYQQALQTVSDPLLGWASVGDLQFYVRQFRDMKGSIDLEGIRPAALVDYAGVVGHLLAKGHARTSGASMISGYVGRGDNLDRALSTFARRYADQTEADHAALVAAVDRGKVACEPGY, from the coding sequence GTGACCTCCGCCTCCGGACACACCGTCCTCGCCGACGCCGACGGCACCGCCTACGCCTCGCTGCGTCAGCGGCCCGTGGAGCGGGCCGAACGGCACGCGATGGGCAAGGCCCTGCGCAAGCGGGTGCCCCGGTCCTCGCTCGCCGACTGGAACCCCGGCCCCGAGCGCCCCGACCCGGTCGCGCAGATCACCGAGTCGCACGTCGGGCGCGTCGAGTCCCTCGTCCCGATCCGGGTCGGCCGGATGGCCGCGTCGCCGTACGGGTTCCTGCGCGGCACCGCCGTCGTCATGGCCACCGACGTCGCCGCGCTGCCCCGCACCGGCATCACCCCCGTCGTCTGCGGGGACGCCCACCTGGGCAACTTCGGCTTCTACGCCTCGCCCGAGCGCGACCTCGTGATCGACCTCAACGACTTCGACGAGGCCCACCCCGGCGCGTGGGAGTGGGACCTGCGGCGGCTCGTCGCGAGCATGTGGGTCGCCGGACGGCACGGGTCGGCGTCGGAGGACCAGTGCGCCGACGCCGTGCGCACGTGTGTCGCCGCGTACCGCGACGAGGTGCGCTTCCTCGCCGAGATGCCGCTGCTGTCGCGCTCCTACGAGCGCCTCGACGTCGACCGGCTCTCCGAGGAGAGCCCGCGCGCACTGCGGGCCGAGGTCGTCCGGGCCGCCCGGCGGGCGCGCAGGCGCACCGGGGACCGCGCGCTGCCGCGGTTCACCGAGGAGGTCGAGGGCACCCGCCGGCTCGTCGAGGAGCCGCCGCTGATCACCCGGCTGCCCGGCGCCGAGGCCGACCTCGTCGCCGCCGCGCTCGACGACTACCTGCAGACCCTCGCTCCGCACTGGCGCCGTGTGCTGGGCGGCTACACGCTGCTCGACGTCGGGCACAAGGTCGTCGGCGTCGGGAGTGTGGGGCTGCGCGCGTACGTGGCGCTGCTGGAGGGCTCCGCCCCAGACGACGTCGTGTTCCTGCAGCTCAAGCAGGCGCGCCGCTCCGTGTTGGCGCGGCACGTGCACGGCGACTCGGCCCTGCACGCGCACCAGGGGCAGCGGGTCGTGGAGTACCAGCAGGCGCTGCAGACCGTCAGCGATCCGCTGCTGGGCTGGGCCAGCGTCGGCGACCTGCAGTTCTACGTACGCCAGTTCCGCGACATGAAGGGCTCGATCGACCTCGAGGGCATCCGGCCTGCCGCGCTCGTCGACTACGCGGGCGTCGTTGGGCACCTGCTGGCCAAGGGGCACGCCCGCACCAGCGGGGCGTCGATGATCTCCGGGTACGTCGGCCGCGGCGACAACCTCGACCGGGCGCTGAGCACGTTCGCGCGCCGCTACGCCGACCAGACCGAAGCCGACCACGCCGCGCTCGTGGCCGCCGTCGACCGCGGGAAGGTGGCCTGCGAGCCCGGCTACTGA
- a CDS encoding HNH endonuclease, with protein sequence MHHIPHRADGGHTEINNLVMPCKAHHRRIHHTDWLVRIRDGLPEFLPPKWIDPTRTPADT encoded by the coding sequence ATCCACCACATCCCGCACCGGGCCGACGGCGGTCACACGGAGATCAACAACCTCGTGATGCCGTGCAAGGCCCATCACCGCCGGATCCACCACACCGACTGGCTGGTCCGCATCCGCGACGGGCTACCGGAGTTCCTCCCACCGAAGTGGATCGACCCCACCCGCACACCTGCCGACACCTGA
- a CDS encoding alpha/beta hydrolase has translation MVSETGFDSHGTRCAAWYLEATSDALAGSRGRPCVVMGHGFGATRDAGLLPFAERFAAAGADVLVFDYRGYGTSDGTPRQNVWHVRHREDYHSAVAHARGLDGVDPDRIVLWGSSYSGGHVVPVAAKDGQVAAVISQGAAMDGLAALLEIGRYAGVGQLLKLTGHALRDIVGSVLGREPHLIPVVGPPGSLAAITAEGAETGYRSIMGPTFRNEMCARGAILIPLNRPVTAASRLRAPIFLVVAADDNIAPPSAVRAVAAKAGAGSEILELPSGHFDIYSGEFFERSAAAQVAFLQRTLRVEAAAG, from the coding sequence ATGGTCAGCGAGACCGGGTTCGACAGCCACGGCACGCGGTGCGCCGCGTGGTACCTGGAGGCCACCTCCGACGCCCTCGCCGGCTCCCGCGGCCGCCCGTGTGTGGTGATGGGGCACGGGTTCGGGGCCACCAGGGACGCCGGGCTGCTGCCGTTCGCCGAGCGCTTCGCCGCCGCGGGCGCCGACGTCCTGGTCTTCGACTACCGCGGCTACGGCACCTCCGACGGCACCCCGCGCCAGAACGTCTGGCACGTGCGGCACCGCGAGGACTACCACTCGGCCGTCGCCCACGCCCGTGGTCTCGACGGCGTCGACCCCGACCGCATCGTCCTCTGGGGCAGTTCGTACTCCGGCGGGCACGTCGTGCCGGTGGCGGCGAAGGACGGCCAGGTCGCGGCCGTGATCTCCCAGGGCGCCGCGATGGACGGGCTGGCCGCGCTGCTGGAGATCGGGCGCTACGCCGGGGTCGGCCAGCTGCTCAAGCTCACCGGCCACGCGCTGCGCGACATCGTCGGATCCGTGCTGGGCCGCGAGCCGCACCTCATCCCGGTCGTCGGCCCGCCCGGCTCGCTCGCGGCGATCACCGCCGAGGGCGCCGAGACCGGCTACCGCTCGATCATGGGCCCGACGTTCCGCAACGAGATGTGCGCCCGCGGCGCCATCCTCATCCCGCTGAACCGCCCGGTCACGGCGGCGTCGCGGCTGCGGGCGCCGATCTTCCTGGTGGTGGCGGCCGACGACAACATCGCCCCGCCGTCGGCGGTGCGTGCGGTGGCCGCGAAGGCGGGTGCCGGCTCGGAGATCCTGGAGCTGCCCTCCGGTCACTTCGACATCTACTCAGGCGAGTTCTTCGAGCGATCTGCGGCCGCACAGGTCGCATTCCTGCAGCGCACACTACGTGTGGAGGCAGCGGCAGGCTGA